The following are encoded together in the Triticum dicoccoides isolate Atlit2015 ecotype Zavitan chromosome 6B, WEW_v2.0, whole genome shotgun sequence genome:
- the LOC119322384 gene encoding zinc finger CCCH domain-containing protein 14-like gives MSSAPPDDATIPTSVTLPREGQRIKYSRELLLAVGSSDACKVLPAGVDLSKHPDDVKLWVRAETWSARSVGRQGKSELPHRVREPESFQAGVGSKSKPCIRFFSIAGCRFGDDCHFIHDIPGGYRAVEKLGILSAAAPAPPPAQGEEKPAKHLSTDNATPPPMEPTPTGDHAHRAQMEPDPRKEAVASFGASSTAKISVDASLTGAIIGRGGATIKQISRTSGARLRVRDHDWDADLKNVELEGTFDQIKNAYDMAMEQLIHVVNHDGGGAPSPAAGGNTTSHGGGWQLDSFKTKLCGHFARGCCTHGEGCRFAHGESELRRPVPAPRDPGGW, from the exons ATGAGCTCAGCGCCTCCTGACGATGCCACTATTCCTACCTCCGTGACCTTGCCCAG GGAGGGGCAGAGGATCAAGTACTCGAGGGAGCTCCTGCTCGCCGTCGGCAGCTCCGACGCCTGCAAGGTGCTGCCCGCCGGCGTCGACCTGTCCAAGCACCCCGATGACGTGAAACTCTGGGTTCGCGCCGAGACTTGGTCTGCCCGCTCGGTTGGACGCCAAGGGAAGTCGGAATTGCCTCACCGAGTGCGAG AGCCGGAGTCTTTTCAAGCAGGCGTAGGAAGCAAATCGAAGCCATGCATCAGATTCTTCAG TATTGCAGGTTGCCGCTTTGGTGATGATTGTCACTTCATCCATGACATCCCGGGCGGCTACCGGGCCGTCGAGAAACTGGGCATCCTGAGTGCCGCAGCTCCTGCTCCTCCACCAGCACAAGGCGAGGAGAAGCCTGCCAAGCATTTGTCCACGGACAACGCGACGCCACCACCCATGGAACCAACTCCCACCGGTGACCATGCACATCGAGCACAGATGGAGCCCGACCCCCGCAAGGAAGCAGTGGCGAGCTTCGGCGCTTCGTCGACGGCCAAGATCAGCGTGGACGCCTCCCTCACGGGCGCCATCATCGGGCGTGGCGGAGCCACCATAAAGCAGATATCCCGGACCAGCGGCGCCAGGCTGCGCGTTCGCGACCACGACTGGGACGCCGACTTGAAGAACGTGGAGCTGGAGGGCACGTTCGACCAGATCAAGAACGCTTACGATATGGCCATGGAGCAGCTGATCCACGTTGTCAACCACGACGGCGGCGGTGCCCCTTCGCCTGCGGCGGGAGGAAACACGACGTCTCACGGCGGCGGATGGCAGTTAGACAGCTTCAAGACCAAGCTCTGCGGGCACTTCGCCAGGGGATGCTGCACTCATGGCGAAGGGTGCCGCTTCGCCCACGGCGAGAGCGAGCTGCGCAGGCCGGTTCCTGCTCCTCGTGATCCGGGTGGTTGGTAG